In a genomic window of Aggregatimonas sangjinii:
- a CDS encoding metallophosphoesterase: protein MLRWIIFLIIYAALGFYTLQALKTATKYPWAQYIFILLAVLVAGNFIYQFTIGEEPGRVLSRPKSYAFGFLLAVMAFQLITILFLFSEDIFRLLSGAYHRISGNTKEFSLPQRRRFLSLLGLSIAALPFGALLYGMYKGKYNFKVLRYTMEYEDLPDAFDGYQITQISDVHSGSFDNRKKIEYAIDLINEQQSDVLLFTGDMVNNKTEEMRPWKELFSKLEAKDGKFSVLGNHDYGDYIEWDSPEAKSANLQALKDLQKEMGFDLLLNESRFLQKGNDRIALIGVENWGKGGFKKAGDLQKAKTAVSKEDFKILMSHDPSHWKEEVIPDSYNFHLTLSGHTHGMQFGIEIPGWIKWSPVKWRYEQWAGIYEDMGQFINVNRGFGFLGYPGRFGIWPEITVITLKKKSLT from the coding sequence ATGTTGCGTTGGATAATTTTTCTTATCATTTATGCCGCTTTGGGCTTCTACACTCTACAAGCGTTGAAGACAGCTACCAAATATCCATGGGCACAGTATATTTTTATTCTATTGGCGGTCTTGGTGGCAGGGAATTTCATCTATCAGTTCACAATAGGGGAGGAGCCCGGTCGCGTGCTTAGTCGCCCGAAAAGTTATGCCTTCGGATTTTTACTGGCTGTAATGGCCTTTCAACTCATTACCATTCTGTTTCTTTTTTCGGAGGATATTTTCAGATTGCTATCGGGAGCTTATCATAGAATTTCAGGAAATACCAAGGAGTTCAGCCTACCGCAGCGTAGACGTTTTTTAAGCCTCTTAGGGTTAAGTATCGCAGCCTTGCCTTTTGGCGCGCTTTTATATGGAATGTACAAGGGCAAATACAACTTCAAAGTATTGCGCTATACCATGGAATACGAGGATCTGCCCGACGCTTTCGACGGCTACCAGATTACCCAGATTTCGGATGTGCACAGCGGTAGTTTCGATAATCGGAAGAAAATAGAATATGCTATCGACTTGATCAATGAGCAGCAAAGCGATGTGCTCTTGTTCACGGGTGACATGGTTAACAATAAGACGGAAGAAATGCGGCCATGGAAGGAGCTATTCTCAAAGTTAGAAGCAAAAGACGGTAAATTCTCGGTACTCGGGAATCACGACTATGGGGATTATATAGAATGGGATAGCCCCGAAGCCAAAAGTGCCAATTTACAAGCTTTGAAGGACCTTCAAAAGGAAATGGGTTTTGACTTGTTGCTGAACGAGAGCAGGTTTCTTCAAAAAGGGAATGATCGGATCGCCTTGATCGGTGTGGAGAATTGGGGCAAAGGCGGATTTAAAAAAGCGGGAGATCTCCAGAAAGCGAAAACAGCCGTTTCCAAAGAGGATTTTAAGATTTTAATGAGCCATGACCCCAGCCATTGGAAAGAGGAGGTCATTCCCGATTCCTATAATTTTCACCTCACGCTTAGTGGTCACACCCACGGCATGCAATTCGGAATCGAGATTCCGGGCTGGATCAAATGGAGCCCGGTAAAATGGCGTTATGAGCAATGGGCGGGCATCTATGAAGATATGGGCCAATTCATTAATGTAAACCGTGGATTCGGCTTTTTGGGATACCCCGGCAGATTTGGTATCTGGCCGGAGATTACGGTAATCACACTCAAGAAAAAGTCATTAACATGA
- a CDS encoding PQQ-dependent sugar dehydrogenase has product MNRYLLDYSKQLPFSLLFLLFAQIIGAQVTFEVAFPNLDFDFAVELQHAGDGSDRLFVVEQSGRIQVFPNNDAVASTEQRTFLDISDEISYSAGQEIGLLGLAFHPDYAQNGYFYVYYTRASSLSGVNTEMVLARFTVSDEPDLADPNSRMEIFSFDKNQLDSNHNGGKIAFGPDGYLYISVGDGGGAGDPNDNAQNLQNVFGSILRIDVDVDGNNPLESNPDLPNGNYEIPSDNPRVGLDGLDELYAWGLRNTWKFSFDNATGNLWGADVGQGSFEEINLISRGGNYGWDRFEANSLSDSGTTLATDGDIDPIFYYDHNGGDVSVTGGYVYRGSSTDPLLDEKYIFGDYVSGRVWSLDYDSSSGTAATTLLFRTSGQFISSFGLDASGELYFSDYGIGKNLYRISGGTSEPVQETAEGVGFWDNLENGVQGVVNAVATSQSNIVYVGGEFEMAGDVIANNIAVYASESGWNNLGTGTDGTVDAIVTMADGSVYIGGSFTNVNGVPANNVAVWDGQNWSALGEGTDGPVQALQLDADNNLFVGGNFQNAGGVPVRNIAQWTDGQWSSLTDETNGVQGANNEIRAIAVGNENRVYIGGNFDNVGGNSASRIAVWDGNRWSSLGTGTSGFVQAILVTEAYVYAGGNFSLAGDQTVNRIARWSLQDSEWQSLGDGVSGNVNALDYDGTYLYVGGSFETASDNIETEKILHNIARWSSGIGWEALGAETEVGVTTQVNDLAFDTDFWRLYVGGNFSNAGAIGANNVALWYEEDRPIVLSDDSFTISAVDSDCPDTNNGAITARANQTAEYELTLSAESGVSTYTFTDSLEITDLFPDAYTIDIEAIDRPNYKANYELTIAAPEALQVVTELNAVTKTLTLNMSGAASYTIAVNGSITRTAADELTIDLTENVTTVRVTTDTDCQGTFEQTFTLNEEGVVAAADVEIVYLNPFDDLINLSLSGMEEGAQIEVLVFTISGVQLISELCEVQNSAITLNTEILADGIYIVRLEIGDTLQSFKLIKN; this is encoded by the coding sequence GTGAATCGATACCTACTAGATTACAGTAAACAGCTACCGTTCTCCCTACTATTTCTATTATTCGCTCAAATAATAGGTGCTCAGGTAACCTTTGAAGTAGCCTTCCCCAATCTCGATTTTGATTTTGCGGTCGAGCTGCAGCACGCGGGCGATGGCAGCGACCGTTTGTTCGTGGTCGAGCAATCGGGACGCATACAGGTATTTCCGAACAACGATGCCGTTGCTTCGACCGAACAACGTACTTTTCTAGATATTTCAGATGAAATCAGTTACAGTGCGGGCCAAGAAATCGGCCTATTGGGATTGGCCTTTCATCCCGATTATGCCCAGAACGGGTATTTCTACGTGTATTACACTCGAGCAAGCTCATTGTCTGGCGTGAACACTGAAATGGTGCTCGCCCGTTTTACGGTCAGTGACGAACCGGACCTTGCCGACCCGAACTCGAGGATGGAAATTTTCAGTTTTGACAAAAATCAGTTGGATTCCAACCACAATGGTGGCAAAATCGCATTCGGCCCGGATGGCTATCTATACATATCGGTGGGAGACGGCGGTGGTGCTGGCGACCCGAACGACAATGCGCAAAACCTTCAGAATGTTTTTGGGAGTATTTTACGTATCGATGTGGATGTAGATGGCAACAACCCTCTGGAATCGAATCCCGATTTACCGAATGGCAACTATGAGATTCCCTCGGACAATCCAAGAGTTGGTTTGGATGGATTGGATGAACTATACGCCTGGGGATTGCGGAATACTTGGAAATTCTCCTTTGATAATGCTACCGGAAACCTTTGGGGAGCAGACGTCGGACAAGGTAGTTTTGAAGAAATCAATTTAATTTCCCGGGGAGGGAATTATGGTTGGGACCGGTTCGAGGCGAATTCGCTATCCGATTCCGGAACCACCTTAGCTACCGATGGCGATATTGACCCTATATTTTATTACGACCATAACGGGGGCGACGTATCCGTAACCGGAGGATATGTTTACCGGGGCAGCAGTACTGACCCACTACTCGATGAAAAATACATTTTCGGGGACTACGTTTCGGGCAGGGTTTGGTCTTTGGATTACGACTCGAGCTCCGGTACAGCCGCCACTACCTTGCTTTTTAGAACTAGCGGTCAGTTCATTTCCAGTTTTGGCCTTGATGCAAGTGGAGAGCTGTATTTCAGTGATTACGGCATCGGCAAAAACCTCTACAGGATTTCTGGAGGTACCAGCGAGCCTGTTCAAGAAACAGCGGAAGGCGTTGGTTTCTGGGATAATCTGGAAAACGGCGTACAAGGGGTGGTCAACGCTGTGGCGACCTCCCAATCAAATATCGTATATGTTGGCGGGGAGTTTGAGATGGCAGGTGATGTAATTGCCAATAATATCGCGGTTTATGCCTCTGAATCAGGCTGGAACAACCTAGGAACCGGAACAGACGGAACTGTTGATGCCATCGTTACAATGGCTGACGGCTCAGTGTACATAGGAGGATCGTTTACCAACGTAAATGGCGTTCCCGCCAATAATGTTGCCGTATGGGACGGTCAGAATTGGTCTGCCTTGGGTGAGGGTACGGATGGACCCGTACAAGCGCTACAGCTAGACGCCGACAACAATTTATTCGTTGGAGGAAACTTTCAAAACGCGGGGGGCGTTCCAGTGCGAAACATTGCACAATGGACCGATGGGCAGTGGTCGTCGCTAACGGATGAAACGAACGGAGTTCAGGGGGCGAACAACGAAATAAGGGCCATTGCCGTCGGAAATGAAAACAGGGTGTACATTGGTGGAAATTTCGATAATGTCGGAGGAAATTCTGCCTCTAGAATCGCCGTTTGGGATGGAAATCGATGGAGTAGTCTCGGGACCGGGACCAGCGGATTCGTACAGGCCATCTTGGTCACGGAAGCGTATGTTTATGCCGGAGGCAATTTTTCCTTGGCCGGGGACCAGACCGTAAATAGGATAGCACGATGGTCGCTACAAGATTCGGAATGGCAAAGCCTGGGCGATGGTGTAAGCGGGAATGTGAATGCCTTGGATTACGATGGCACCTATTTATATGTTGGTGGAAGCTTCGAAACGGCCTCCGATAATATTGAAACGGAAAAAATCTTGCACAACATCGCCAGATGGAGTAGCGGTATCGGCTGGGAAGCGCTAGGTGCCGAAACCGAGGTCGGTGTAACAACACAGGTGAACGATCTGGCCTTCGATACCGATTTTTGGCGATTGTATGTGGGCGGTAACTTTTCGAATGCCGGTGCGATAGGGGCCAATAATGTCGCGCTATGGTACGAAGAAGATCGACCCATTGTACTCAGCGATGATAGTTTTACCATTTCGGCCGTCGATAGCGATTGCCCTGATACAAATAATGGTGCGATTACCGCAAGGGCGAACCAGACCGCGGAATATGAACTTACCTTATCCGCCGAAAGCGGCGTTTCGACCTATACTTTCACCGACAGCTTGGAAATTACAGACCTGTTCCCGGACGCCTACACTATCGATATTGAGGCCATTGATCGTCCGAACTATAAAGCGAACTATGAGCTTACCATAGCGGCCCCAGAAGCCTTACAGGTGGTAACTGAACTTAACGCTGTTACCAAAACCTTAACACTGAACATGTCTGGAGCTGCTTCGTATACTATAGCAGTCAATGGAAGCATCACAAGAACCGCAGCAGACGAGCTGACCATTGACCTTACGGAAAACGTTACGACGGTACGCGTCACGACCGACACGGATTGTCAAGGTACTTTTGAGCAAACCTTTACCTTAAACGAGGAAGGGGTAGTGGCAGCAGCAGATGTTGAAATAGTATACCTGAACCCGTTCGACGACCTCATCAATCTTAGTCTTTCTGGAATGGAAGAGGGGGCTCAAATCGAGGTCTTGGTTTTTACAATTTCCGGGGTGCAGCTGATTTCAGAACTTTGTGAGGTGCAAAATAGCGCCATCACCCTAAACACCGAAATATTAGCCGATGGTATTTATATCGTACGCTTGGAAATCGGCGATACGTTGCAATCCTTTAAGCTGATTAAAAATTAA
- a CDS encoding DUF2723 domain-containing protein, translating into MFAKNFEKWDTILGWSVFFIALIVYTLTVEPTNSFWDAGEYIATSAKLQVGHPPGAPLLQMIGAFFAMFAIEPSKVAYMVNYVSSVSSAFTILFMFWTITNLVRKLIGRSEPLTESKTIAVFGSALVGSLAFTFSDSFWFNAVETEVYSMASFIMALLLWLGLKWTDNLDDPRGNRWVVLISFVVGLTFGIQFMGFLAIPTIGLLFYFKKYKNGNAGSFLIANIVSVAILMLVYKFSLTFVLQLFGWSEVFFVNSIGLPFNSGTIIMGLIIIAVFYFALNFTRKNNYRVANTITLCLMFLMLGFSSWLMLPIRANAKVVINENNPEDARALLAYYNREQYPGVDSPVYGAYYSSIFGTPGDDEDEAPKYEKDENTGKYVIVNYYKNAVQGDDPEHVGLLPRMWSGQHAENYMKYYGRLDFKTKISNERLNEQVALYKNGFDNGEIGAKQYIDFLNSVDEYIEVEPPSLWQNIKYMFDFQFGYMYTRYFMWNFTGRQNDVQGRYNGEGNWLSGIPFIDSMRLGSQENLPTEVLENKGRNTYFFLPFILGLIGLIFQVSKNPKQFWALFVFFMFTGIAIQFYTNPYIFQPRERDYSLVGSFYVFALWIGLGVYGLYDGFKTMIAPKILAPAVTIVCLLAVPSVMAYQNWDDHDRSNRYTANSSAKAYLDSTQKDAGAILFTIGDNDTFPLWYAQEIEGYRTDVRIVCTSLFETDWYIDQMKQKAYTSDPIPSIISHKKYRWGSRDVLYNQNVDPLFNKEISKSRWSIKDFINWVDSDKPTTKIKYIFSQQENIDIDAYSESFLNTVYYPTNKIRIPVNKENALSSGLVKEKDSALIVDYIDIDLPGAITKKSMMMLDIIAQNEWKRPIYFSGGSFDDAEFIWMKDYLQLDGMAYKLVPIRTERDNGFDMGRIDTDLMYDIVKNWQWRNMGSDKIYHDTQTRIQGLSYRSNLARLMEKLIEEEKIEKAKEIIDLTLEKMPVDKFGFYTMVVPFIDGYYKVGEAGKAKELFGKMKKLYQERLSYYAGMSKDEQYQNIDAIISDMEAYRRNIDVLINNSDRQLAEKETLIFNEYIDKFSHFYQNEAEDGEISIPPQDPDMDGPKPPADTIQPDATKVSDDEIIDSLAPETGGN; encoded by the coding sequence ATGTTTGCAAAGAACTTCGAGAAATGGGACACCATCCTTGGGTGGTCCGTCTTTTTTATAGCGCTTATCGTTTATACCCTTACCGTAGAACCGACCAATAGTTTTTGGGATGCTGGCGAATACATCGCCACTTCCGCCAAATTGCAGGTCGGTCACCCCCCAGGAGCTCCGCTGTTGCAGATGATCGGCGCCTTTTTTGCCATGTTTGCGATAGAGCCAAGTAAAGTGGCCTATATGGTCAACTATGTCTCCAGTGTATCGAGTGCCTTTACGATTCTCTTTATGTTTTGGACCATTACCAATCTGGTTCGCAAACTGATCGGCCGCTCCGAACCTTTGACCGAAAGTAAAACCATCGCCGTATTCGGTAGTGCACTTGTCGGCTCCTTGGCCTTCACCTTTTCCGATAGTTTTTGGTTCAATGCCGTTGAAACCGAGGTCTATTCCATGGCGAGTTTTATCATGGCACTATTGCTGTGGCTCGGTCTAAAATGGACGGACAACCTGGACGACCCTCGCGGCAATCGCTGGGTGGTCTTGATTTCCTTTGTTGTCGGGCTCACCTTTGGGATTCAATTCATGGGCTTCTTGGCGATACCGACCATAGGTCTACTTTTCTACTTTAAAAAATACAAAAACGGGAATGCCGGTTCGTTTTTGATAGCAAATATCGTATCGGTGGCCATTCTTATGTTGGTCTACAAATTCTCGCTCACTTTCGTACTGCAGCTTTTTGGTTGGAGTGAGGTATTCTTTGTAAACAGTATAGGTCTTCCATTCAATTCCGGCACCATAATCATGGGCCTGATCATCATCGCGGTTTTTTATTTTGCGCTTAATTTTACTAGAAAGAACAACTACAGGGTTGCCAATACCATTACGCTCTGCTTAATGTTCTTGATGCTAGGCTTTTCTTCTTGGCTCATGTTACCCATACGGGCCAACGCCAAAGTAGTCATCAACGAGAACAATCCTGAAGATGCCAGAGCCCTATTGGCCTATTACAACCGAGAACAATATCCAGGGGTAGACAGTCCTGTTTACGGGGCATACTACTCCAGTATTTTTGGAACCCCGGGCGATGATGAAGACGAAGCCCCCAAATATGAAAAAGACGAGAATACCGGTAAGTACGTTATCGTCAACTATTATAAAAATGCAGTGCAGGGCGATGACCCTGAACACGTGGGCCTACTGCCGCGGATGTGGAGCGGACAGCATGCCGAAAACTATATGAAATATTATGGCCGTCTCGACTTTAAGACGAAAATCTCCAACGAAAGGCTAAACGAGCAGGTCGCACTTTATAAAAATGGCTTCGACAATGGTGAGATCGGCGCAAAACAATACATCGACTTCCTGAACAGTGTAGACGAATACATTGAAGTTGAACCACCAAGCCTCTGGCAGAACATAAAGTATATGTTCGATTTTCAGTTCGGGTATATGTACACGCGCTATTTCATGTGGAATTTTACCGGCAGGCAAAACGACGTGCAGGGTCGTTATAATGGCGAAGGAAATTGGCTGAGCGGCATCCCTTTTATCGATAGTATGCGATTGGGCAGCCAAGAAAATCTACCAACGGAAGTTTTAGAGAACAAAGGTCGAAATACGTATTTTTTCCTCCCCTTCATTCTTGGCTTGATCGGACTGATTTTTCAGGTGTCTAAAAACCCGAAGCAGTTCTGGGCGTTGTTCGTATTTTTTATGTTTACAGGAATCGCAATACAATTTTATACCAACCCCTACATCTTTCAACCCCGCGAACGGGACTATTCGCTAGTAGGATCTTTTTACGTTTTCGCGTTATGGATCGGCCTTGGAGTTTATGGGTTATATGACGGCTTTAAGACTATGATCGCTCCCAAGATATTGGCGCCTGCCGTAACCATTGTCTGCCTTCTAGCAGTACCGTCGGTCATGGCGTATCAGAATTGGGATGACCATGACCGATCGAACCGGTATACGGCGAATTCTTCGGCCAAGGCCTATTTGGATTCGACGCAAAAAGATGCCGGTGCCATTCTTTTTACCATCGGAGACAACGATACCTTCCCACTATGGTATGCTCAAGAAATCGAGGGCTACCGTACCGATGTTCGTATCGTTTGTACCAGCCTGTTCGAAACGGATTGGTATATAGACCAAATGAAGCAGAAAGCCTATACGAGTGATCCAATACCGTCGATCATTTCACATAAGAAATACCGGTGGGGTTCACGGGATGTGCTCTACAATCAAAACGTAGACCCGCTTTTTAATAAGGAGATATCCAAAAGCCGTTGGAGCATCAAAGACTTTATCAACTGGGTAGACAGCGACAAACCCACCACCAAAATCAAGTACATTTTCTCCCAGCAGGAGAACATCGATATTGATGCCTACTCGGAAAGCTTTTTAAATACGGTCTACTATCCGACGAACAAAATCAGGATTCCGGTGAATAAGGAAAATGCGTTGTCAAGTGGTCTGGTCAAGGAAAAAGACTCCGCGCTGATCGTCGATTACATCGACATCGATTTGCCGGGTGCTATTACCAAGAAGAGCATGATGATGTTGGATATTATTGCCCAAAATGAATGGAAGCGGCCCATTTATTTCTCCGGTGGAAGTTTTGACGATGCGGAATTTATTTGGATGAAAGACTATCTGCAATTAGATGGCATGGCCTATAAATTGGTGCCCATTCGTACGGAGCGGGACAATGGTTTTGATATGGGTCGAATCGATACCGACCTGATGTACGACATTGTGAAAAATTGGCAATGGCGCAACATGGGCAGCGATAAGATTTATCACGACACCCAAACACGAATTCAAGGGTTATCGTACCGAAGTAATCTGGCCCGTTTGATGGAAAAATTAATCGAGGAGGAAAAAATAGAAAAGGCGAAAGAGATCATCGACTTGACCTTGGAAAAAATGCCCGTTGACAAATTCGGTTTCTATACCATGGTAGTTCCTTTTATAGATGGCTATTACAAAGTAGGTGAAGCGGGTAAGGCAAAGGAACTCTTCGGCAAAATGAAAAAGTTGTACCAGGAACGCTTAAGCTACTATGCCGGTATGTCTAAAGACGAACAGTACCAGAATATCGATGCCATTATTTCGGATATGGAAGCGTATCGCAGGAATATAGATGTACTTATCAACAATAGCGATAGGCAATTGGCGGAAAAGGAAACCTTGATTTTCAATGAATACATAGATAAGTTCAGCCATTTTTACCAAAACGAGGCCGAAGATGGGGAAATCAGCATTCCGCCCCAAGATCCCGATATGGATGGGCCAAAACCTCCTGCAGATACCATTCAACCTGATGCCACTAAAGTTTCTGACGATGAGATTATTGATTCGTTGGCACCGGAAACCGGCGGGAACTAA
- a CDS encoding thioredoxin family protein translates to MSKFGELIDAKVPVLLDFYAEWNDQSTAMHPVMRDVAAALGDKGKIIKIDVDKNKELSQALRVKGLPTLMIYKKGEMVWRQSGEQDANTLIGILNEYV, encoded by the coding sequence ATGTCAAAATTTGGTGAACTTATAGATGCCAAGGTTCCGGTACTGTTGGATTTTTATGCAGAATGGAACGATCAGTCTACGGCAATGCATCCTGTGATGCGGGACGTTGCCGCTGCCTTGGGCGATAAGGGTAAAATCATTAAGATAGATGTGGACAAGAACAAAGAACTTTCCCAAGCCTTACGGGTAAAGGGTTTGCCTACTTTAATGATTTATAAAAAGGGTGAAATGGTATGGCGGCAAAGTGGCGAACAAGATGCCAATACGCTTATCGGAATCCTTAACGAGTACGTTTAG